A genomic region of Blastocatellia bacterium contains the following coding sequences:
- a CDS encoding PBP1A family penicillin-binding protein translates to MKSRRSNRRRLPPVTVVERQASRPRQRRIGLGSLALAAGLVLSLLAFGYFYWEAEQDLDAWLAGRLGQGEPTIFYAAPRRLRVGQRFSREQVLAHLSRAGYTESSKTEDLRRGRYRNGREGVDIWPSGSAVERFPRLRIVFSRDGRTIQRLVHPETSRDLESAELEPEPIGSIARSVGTSTDPRRGLRLEVEYAQLPRHLIHAIVAVEDKRFFEHTGVDYWGILRALWRDLRAGEVVQGGSTITQQLVKNILVGSERTLRRKIREAFLALALERRLSKEEIFTRYVNVIYLGRRGGLSVYGVGAAAREYFDKDVSHLTLPEAAFLAGIIHRPGSYITATPRPEVLERGRRRRNLVLDLMVEQGFITSAEAEAAKRAPLGLRFRAGRPGIEVSAPYFLDYVQEQLAELFPTSDLGQLGYRVYTTIDMDLQRAATTALTEGLERLDRELARRRERIPPGTVQGALVALHARTGEILAMVGGRNYVESQFNRVTDARRQPGSAIKPFVYAAALESGEREGRPLTLADLYMDEPRTFEGGYAPKNFGDTYLLRPVTVREALARSLNVVTVQIAQETGYGTVARMIERCGLPRPPAQAATALGAAEVTPLELAAAYTVFPGNGQRAVPFAMARITTAEGHSLQETAPRRIAAIPATVAHLVTSALQSVIAESYGTGHAASALGLPAIAGKTGTSQRSDAWFVGFTPQIVAAVWVGFDDNRPLPLAASRAALPIWIAFMRQVAALRPDLTTGSFTPPEGIVEHVVDPQTGLRATDHCPEKRVELFIQGREITALCTLHPGQPVEEIPEVPLENPLLPPPPPEEPAPVSETSSAPKTRPLRVRPPLPDR, encoded by the coding sequence ATGAAGTCGCGAAGGTCCAATCGGAGGCGTCTCCCTCCGGTCACCGTGGTGGAGCGGCAAGCGTCGCGACCGCGGCAGCGACGCATCGGCCTCGGGTCTCTTGCCCTCGCCGCTGGCCTTGTGCTCAGTCTGCTAGCGTTCGGGTACTTCTATTGGGAGGCCGAACAAGACCTGGATGCGTGGCTGGCTGGGCGTCTGGGACAGGGCGAGCCCACGATCTTCTATGCTGCCCCGCGTCGTCTTCGCGTCGGACAGCGCTTCTCTCGCGAGCAAGTACTCGCGCACCTCAGTCGCGCCGGATACACGGAATCCTCGAAGACGGAAGACCTTCGACGCGGTCGGTATCGGAACGGGCGAGAGGGTGTGGACATCTGGCCCAGCGGGTCTGCCGTCGAGCGCTTCCCTCGTCTGCGCATTGTCTTCTCCCGTGATGGACGCACGATCCAGCGGCTCGTGCATCCGGAGACCAGCCGTGATCTGGAGAGCGCGGAGCTCGAACCGGAGCCCATCGGTTCGATCGCGCGATCGGTTGGGACGTCCACAGATCCCCGTCGCGGCTTGCGTCTGGAAGTCGAATACGCACAACTCCCGCGGCATCTCATCCACGCTATCGTCGCCGTCGAAGACAAGCGATTCTTCGAGCACACGGGCGTGGACTATTGGGGCATCTTGCGCGCGCTTTGGCGCGATCTCCGCGCAGGCGAAGTCGTCCAAGGGGGGTCGACGATCACGCAGCAACTGGTCAAAAACATTCTGGTCGGCTCGGAACGGACGCTGCGGCGAAAGATACGCGAAGCGTTCCTGGCGCTCGCCTTGGAGCGACGATTGAGCAAGGAAGAGATCTTCACCCGATACGTCAACGTCATCTACCTCGGGCGGCGAGGCGGACTCTCGGTTTATGGTGTCGGGGCGGCGGCGCGGGAATATTTCGACAAAGACGTCTCGCACCTGACGCTTCCGGAGGCCGCCTTTTTAGCCGGGATCATCCATCGCCCCGGATCGTACATCACGGCGACGCCGCGTCCAGAGGTCTTGGAGCGTGGGCGGCGCCGTCGTAATCTCGTGCTCGATCTCATGGTCGAACAAGGCTTCATCACTTCGGCGGAGGCTGAAGCGGCCAAGCGCGCGCCGCTCGGCCTGCGTTTTCGCGCCGGGCGTCCGGGAATTGAAGTGAGCGCCCCTTACTTCCTCGACTACGTGCAGGAACAACTGGCCGAGCTATTCCCCACAAGCGATCTCGGACAACTCGGCTACCGCGTCTACACGACCATTGACATGGACTTGCAGCGCGCGGCCACGACGGCGCTGACCGAAGGATTGGAGCGATTGGATCGAGAGCTGGCGCGGCGTCGGGAGCGCATTCCTCCGGGGACTGTACAAGGAGCGCTCGTGGCCTTACACGCGCGCACGGGAGAGATCCTGGCGATGGTCGGTGGGCGGAACTATGTGGAGAGTCAATTCAACCGCGTCACCGATGCCCGACGTCAACCGGGATCAGCCATCAAGCCGTTCGTCTACGCGGCAGCGTTGGAATCGGGAGAGCGCGAAGGCAGACCGCTGACGCTCGCCGATCTCTACATGGACGAGCCGCGCACCTTCGAAGGCGGATACGCGCCGAAGAACTTCGGCGATACGTATCTCCTTCGCCCGGTGACCGTGCGCGAAGCCTTGGCCCGCTCGCTCAATGTCGTCACCGTTCAGATCGCGCAGGAGACCGGATATGGGACAGTCGCTCGCATGATCGAGCGCTGCGGCTTGCCGCGTCCTCCGGCGCAAGCAGCGACCGCATTGGGCGCCGCCGAAGTCACCCCGCTGGAGCTGGCAGCGGCTTACACAGTCTTCCCCGGCAATGGTCAACGGGCCGTCCCCTTCGCCATGGCGCGCATCACCACGGCCGAGGGACATTCGCTTCAGGAGACGGCACCTCGACGAATCGCCGCTATACCGGCGACGGTCGCGCATCTGGTGACCAGCGCACTGCAAAGCGTCATCGCCGAATCCTATGGGACTGGACATGCCGCGAGCGCTCTCGGTCTGCCGGCGATCGCCGGGAAGACCGGGACTTCGCAGCGAAGCGATGCATGGTTCGTCGGCTTCACGCCTCAGATCGTGGCCGCCGTGTGGGTGGGCTTTGACGATAATCGGCCGTTGCCACTGGCGGCATCTCGCGCCGCGCTTCCCATCTGGATCGCCTTCATGCGGCAGGTCGCCGCGTTGCGCCCGGACCTCACGACCGGGAGCTTCACTCCTCCGGAAGGCATCGTCGAGCATGTCGTGGATCCGCAAACGGGACTTCGCGCGACCGATCACTGTCCTGAGAAACGTGTGGAGCTGTTCATCCAAGGGCGCGAGATCACGGCGCTCTGCACGCTGCATCCGGGCCAGCCGGTCGAGGAGATTCCGGAAGTCCCGCTGGAGAATCCTCTGCTTCCCCCTCCCCCTCCGGAAGAGCCCGCCCCCGTCTCGGAAACGTCGTCCGCCCCCAAGACGCGCCCCCTTCGCGTACGTCCGCCCCTTCCCGATCGCTGA
- a CDS encoding OmpH family outer membrane protein — protein MRKHLFTLVLASLMGMAGWTFAARQQATQPTSNAQAALKIAIIDSRLFTTENGIQQLLQQMRQTDESFRDRLGALQRLQQQIQSLQRELQTQWANLTPQAREQKQDELEELQSRYQRENEDFQRDYERAMRRATDPIRERIFTFLASYAQARQIQLVLDHAVLSQTGAISYFDPSLDITRDFIAEYNRAHPVGR, from the coding sequence ATGAGGAAACATCTTTTCACGCTCGTCTTGGCCAGCCTCATGGGAATGGCCGGATGGACGTTCGCCGCACGACAGCAAGCGACGCAACCGACGTCCAACGCCCAAGCAGCGTTGAAGATCGCCATCATTGATAGCCGCCTCTTCACCACGGAGAACGGCATTCAGCAGCTCCTGCAGCAAATGCGGCAGACGGACGAATCGTTCCGCGATCGCCTGGGAGCGCTCCAACGACTCCAGCAGCAGATCCAAAGCCTTCAGCGCGAGCTGCAAACGCAATGGGCGAACCTCACCCCTCAAGCGCGCGAGCAGAAGCAAGACGAATTAGAGGAGTTGCAGAGTCGCTATCAGCGCGAGAACGAAGACTTCCAGCGCGACTACGAGCGCGCTATGCGGCGGGCGACCGATCCGATTCGCGAACGCATCTTCACCTTCCTAGCCTCGTATGCGCAAGCGCGGCAGATTCAGCTCGTGCTCGATCACGCCGTGCTCAGCCAAACGGGAGCCATCAGCTACTTCGATCCCTCGCTCGACATCACTCGGGATTTCATCGCCGAGTACAATCGCGCGCATCCGGTGGGACGCTGA
- a CDS encoding threonine/serine dehydratase: MNLREILRARQVLRGVIWPTPLVRSLWLSEHRSAEVYLKLENLQLTGSFKVRGALYKLTRLGPEAQRREILTVSAGNHGRAVAYGAELFNVRATIIVPRTAAPTKIEAIARHRVRLLLVGEDYDEAEQQAREMAARSDALFISPYNDADVISGQGTIAMEMLEAIPQLDALLVPTGGGGLLAGVALTARALNPKIKIFGVQSENSPAMYESFRAGRLVHVQERETLADGLAGNIEPDAITFPIIRRYVDDILLVSEKAIREAIVLLLKHEHQVVEGAGAVGVAALLESSRDFGRRIGVILTGSNIDLDRLTALLGEATTPA, from the coding sequence ATGAATCTGCGGGAAATCCTGCGAGCGCGACAAGTGCTGCGTGGCGTGATCTGGCCGACGCCGCTCGTTCGCTCCCTGTGGTTGTCCGAACATCGCTCGGCGGAAGTCTATTTGAAACTCGAGAACCTGCAATTGACAGGATCCTTCAAGGTGCGCGGCGCGCTCTACAAGCTCACGCGCCTGGGACCGGAGGCACAACGACGCGAGATCCTCACCGTCTCCGCTGGCAACCACGGACGCGCCGTCGCTTACGGAGCCGAGCTGTTCAACGTGCGGGCGACCATCATCGTCCCCCGTACGGCTGCGCCGACGAAGATCGAGGCCATCGCTCGCCATCGCGTTCGCTTACTGCTGGTCGGCGAGGACTACGACGAGGCCGAGCAACAGGCGCGCGAGATGGCGGCTCGCTCGGACGCGCTTTTCATCTCGCCCTACAACGATGCGGATGTCATCAGTGGGCAGGGAACGATCGCCATGGAGATGTTGGAGGCGATCCCACAGTTGGATGCGCTGCTTGTCCCGACAGGAGGCGGCGGTCTGTTGGCTGGCGTCGCCCTCACCGCTCGGGCTCTGAATCCGAAGATCAAGATCTTCGGCGTGCAATCGGAGAATTCGCCGGCCATGTATGAATCCTTCCGCGCTGGCCGTCTCGTTCACGTCCAGGAACGAGAGACGCTTGCCGATGGACTGGCCGGGAATATTGAGCCGGACGCGATCACCTTCCCCATCATCCGGCGATATGTGGACGACATCCTGTTGGTCTCGGAGAAGGCGATTCGCGAGGCGATCGTCCTGCTGCTCAAACACGAGCATCAGGTCGTCGAAGGCGCTGGCGCCGTGGGCGTGGCCGCCCTCTTGGAGTCCTCGCGCGATTTCGGTCGACGGATCGGCGTCATCCTCACCGGCAGCAATATTGATCTCGATCGCTTAACAGCGCTGCTTGGAGAGGCGACGACACCCGCATGA
- a CDS encoding proline dehydrogenase family protein, whose amino-acid sequence MSVLRTLLLAGSQNQWLRERAPRYRFVRRTVERFIPGETLEAALEAGRMLQEQGLGTVFTYLGENITDAQEAEAVAAHYVEVLTRIRAWERPAEISVKLTQLGLDVDPELCYANVRRLLEAAAPHQTVWIDMESSPYVDVTLDIYRRARAAYSNVGVCLQAYLYRTERDLLSLLPLRPSIRLVKGAYREPPDLAFPRKRDVDANFFALAQRLLSEEAQRNGVRAAIATHDRTLIRRIAEFAAASGIPRERTEFQMLYGIQRGEQRRLAQEGYRMLVLISYGSSWFPWFMRRLAERPANLLFLLRHLVLG is encoded by the coding sequence ATGAGCGTTCTGCGCACGTTGCTTCTGGCCGGATCGCAGAATCAATGGTTGCGGGAACGAGCGCCGCGCTATCGGTTCGTGCGGCGTACTGTCGAGCGCTTCATTCCGGGGGAGACCTTGGAAGCGGCGCTTGAGGCCGGGCGGATGTTGCAAGAGCAAGGCTTGGGAACGGTCTTCACCTATCTCGGTGAGAACATCACCGATGCGCAGGAGGCCGAGGCCGTCGCCGCTCATTATGTGGAAGTGCTCACGCGCATCCGCGCGTGGGAGCGACCGGCTGAAATCTCCGTCAAGCTGACTCAGCTCGGTTTGGATGTGGATCCGGAGCTCTGCTATGCGAATGTCCGTCGGCTGCTAGAAGCCGCCGCGCCTCATCAGACCGTGTGGATTGATATGGAGTCGAGCCCTTACGTGGACGTCACGTTGGACATCTATCGGCGCGCGCGCGCTGCTTACTCGAACGTGGGCGTGTGCTTGCAGGCCTACCTGTACCGGACCGAACGCGACTTGCTCTCGCTACTGCCGCTGCGGCCATCCATTCGGCTCGTGAAGGGAGCATATCGCGAACCGCCCGATCTCGCCTTTCCGCGCAAGCGCGATGTGGACGCGAACTTCTTCGCGCTGGCTCAGCGTCTCCTCAGCGAAGAAGCGCAACGCAATGGCGTGCGCGCGGCGATCGCCACGCACGATCGCACGCTCATTCGTCGCATCGCCGAGTTCGCCGCCGCCTCGGGCATTCCCCGGGAAAGGACGGAGTTCCAAATGCTCTACGGAATTCAGCGCGGGGAACAACGACGTTTGGCCCAAGAGGGGTATCGGATGCTCGTGCTCATCTCCTACGGGTCCTCGTGGTTTCCGTGGTTCATGCGCCGATTGGCGGAGCGACCAGCGAATCTCCTCTTCTTGTTGCGCCATCTGGTCCTCGGATGA